A genomic segment from Streptomyces antibioticus encodes:
- a CDS encoding DEAD/DEAH box helicase — protein sequence MTVKLRDHQVEAVSNIVRGLDIPPGGIPGHGLRGQVHAACGTGKTTIAAASARRLVPRGRVLVLVPTLDLLAQTVKAWHDVGHRGPAVAVCSLQDDPELWDLKVRSTTNPVQLALWHGQGPVTIYATYASLGVLAEAFEGVYGQQLAPVDLAVVDEAHRTSGSMGKAWADIHKQTVIPAVRRLYLTATPRIWQERPANWQVKAGVLDPLPEMMAASMDDEELFGPVLYKLSLASAVSRGLLARYQIIVLELKDPVVTPERLMGEERHSEEVRGQRLGALQAALLHTMSQHNLQTCITFHHRTIEASAYAEGLQRVAKRLHADQPEKYPSEVWADWLCGEHVPERRRDVLGSFGSTARRAVLSNCRVLGEGVDIRSVDSVALLDPKGAPHDIVQAIGRALRQKPGQGKMASLIVPVFLQPGEQPEDMFTSGSYRPLVKVLEGLRAHDEEAVELLAIPQEPQKDVAQPSEFIGTAPEEGKEESRLLLRFAAPRDPVMVADWVSFNVIDTERQDWARGWAKLKTYVERVGNARVPYGHREGATPLGQWVAEQRRAYQAGQMSGQRARRLEKLGMIWSVADERFQENLEAAKAYYNQHWTLCAPRSAVALSRPVGQWLSNLRRPGALDGHPEWETALKKVDEDWNPSWPAEWQRHYAALRELVRDEEGQADVLPGFTVHGMDIGKWLARQRTPSVWQALANGQRERLEQLGFKPPAPEPEATTAKSPTASLSTFERGVAALAQYKAREGSVTVPRGHTERLEDGVEVRLGVWIMNQKGRRVKLTTDKLAALAALGLEWALKG from the coding sequence ATGACTGTGAAGCTGCGAGACCATCAGGTCGAGGCCGTGAGCAACATTGTGCGTGGCCTCGACATCCCGCCGGGCGGGATTCCCGGGCATGGTCTGCGTGGACAGGTGCACGCTGCCTGCGGTACGGGGAAGACGACTATTGCGGCGGCGTCGGCGAGGCGGCTGGTTCCGAGGGGGCGTGTTCTTGTTCTGGTGCCGACGCTGGATCTGTTGGCGCAGACGGTGAAGGCGTGGCATGACGTCGGGCATAGGGGGCCGGCGGTTGCGGTGTGTTCGCTCCAGGACGATCCGGAGCTGTGGGATTTGAAGGTGCGGTCCACCACGAATCCGGTGCAGTTGGCGTTGTGGCACGGGCAGGGGCCGGTGACGATCTACGCCACGTACGCGTCGCTGGGCGTGCTGGCGGAGGCGTTCGAGGGTGTCTATGGGCAGCAGTTGGCTCCGGTGGATCTGGCGGTGGTGGATGAGGCGCACCGGACGAGTGGGTCGATGGGCAAGGCATGGGCGGACATCCACAAGCAGACCGTGATTCCGGCGGTGCGGCGGTTGTATCTGACGGCGACGCCGCGGATCTGGCAGGAACGGCCGGCGAACTGGCAGGTGAAGGCTGGGGTGTTGGATCCGCTGCCGGAGATGATGGCGGCTTCCATGGACGACGAAGAGCTCTTCGGCCCCGTGCTGTACAAGCTGTCGCTCGCGTCGGCGGTCTCCCGCGGGCTGCTGGCGCGGTACCAGATCATCGTCCTCGAGCTGAAAGACCCGGTCGTCACACCCGAACGGCTGATGGGCGAGGAGCGGCACAGTGAGGAAGTGCGGGGTCAGCGCCTCGGTGCCCTCCAAGCCGCGCTCCTGCACACCATGAGCCAGCACAACCTCCAAACCTGCATCACCTTCCACCACCGGACGATAGAGGCTTCCGCGTACGCGGAGGGCCTTCAGCGCGTCGCCAAACGGCTGCACGCCGACCAGCCCGAGAAGTACCCCTCTGAGGTCTGGGCGGACTGGCTGTGCGGCGAGCATGTCCCCGAGCGCCGGCGGGACGTCCTCGGGTCCTTCGGGTCCACGGCGCGGCGGGCTGTGCTCTCGAACTGTCGGGTCTTGGGTGAGGGTGTCGATATTCGAAGCGTGGACTCGGTGGCTCTCTTGGATCCGAAGGGGGCGCCGCACGACATCGTCCAGGCCATCGGCCGGGCGCTGCGGCAGAAGCCGGGACAAGGGAAAATGGCCTCTCTGATCGTGCCGGTCTTCCTCCAGCCCGGCGAACAACCCGAGGACATGTTCACCTCTGGCTCCTACCGGCCCCTGGTTAAAGTCCTCGAAGGCCTGCGAGCCCACGACGAAGAAGCCGTGGAACTCCTCGCCATCCCCCAGGAACCCCAGAAAGACGTCGCGCAGCCGTCTGAGTTCATCGGTACGGCACCTGAAGAGGGCAAGGAAGAATCCCGCCTACTGCTCCGGTTCGCAGCCCCCAGGGATCCGGTGATGGTCGCGGACTGGGTGTCCTTCAACGTCATCGACACCGAACGCCAGGACTGGGCACGCGGCTGGGCGAAGCTGAAGACGTACGTCGAGCGGGTCGGGAACGCGCGGGTGCCCTACGGACATCGGGAGGGTGCGACACCGCTTGGGCAGTGGGTGGCAGAACAGCGAAGGGCGTACCAGGCAGGGCAGATGAGCGGCCAGCGCGCCCGCCGGCTGGAGAAGCTCGGCATGATCTGGTCGGTCGCCGATGAGCGGTTCCAGGAGAACCTCGAGGCCGCGAAGGCGTATTACAACCAGCACTGGACCCTGTGTGCTCCGAGGTCCGCAGTGGCCCTGTCCAGACCGGTAGGACAGTGGTTGAGCAATTTGCGCCGCCCCGGTGCGCTGGACGGTCACCCCGAGTGGGAGACAGCGCTCAAGAAGGTCGACGAGGACTGGAACCCGTCGTGGCCGGCTGAGTGGCAGCGGCACTACGCCGCCCTGCGCGAGCTCGTGCGCGACGAAGAGGGCCAGGCCGACGTCCTGCCCGGATTCACCGTCCACGGCATGGACATCGGGAAATGGCTCGCCCGACAGCGGACGCCGTCGGTCTGGCAGGCGCTGGCGAACGGGCAGCGCGAACGCCTGGAGCAACTCGGCTTCAAACCGCCGGCCCCGGAACCTGAGGCGACAACCGCGAAGTCACCCACAGCGTCTCTGAGCACCTTCGAGCGGGGCGTGGCGGCCCTCGCGCAGTACAAGGCCCGTGAGGGCTCCGTGACCGTCCCACGAGGCCACACAGAGCGGCTGGAAGACGGGGTGGAAGTCCGACTTGGCGTGTGGATCATGAACCAGAAAGGGCGCCGCGTGAAGCTCACCACCGACAAACTCGCCGCGCTCGCCGCGCTGGGGCTGGAGTGGGCCCTGAAAGGCTAA